CCGCCCTGCGCGGTGGTGCCGGCCGTGATCACGATCATGTTGGTGCCGAGGTTGCCGATCTGCTTCTCGATCTGCGACTGGGCGCCGTTGCCGATCGCGACCATCACGATCACGGCACCGACGCCGATCACGATGCCCAGCATCGTGAGCATGGTGCGGAGCTTGTTCTTGATGATGCTCTGCGTGGCCACCTTGAACAGCGTGCGCTTCTTCATGACACCTCCGCCATCGCGCCGGCCTGCACCATCCTGGCCAGGTCGTCCTTCGCCGTGTGGCGACCCACCACCGGGGTGTCCCGGATGACCTGGCCGTCACGCATCTCGACGATCCGCTTCGCGTACTGCGCCACGTCATGCTCGTGGGTGACAAGGATGATGGTGATGCCCTGCTCGTTGAGCTCCTGGAACAGCGACATCACGTCCACCGTGGTGTGGCTGTCGAGGTTCCCCGTCGGCTCGTCGGCCAGCAGCAGGGTGGGCTGCGTGACGATGGCGCGCGCGATGGCGACGCGCTGCTGCTGGCCACCCGAGAGCTCACTGGGCTCGTGGTCCATGCGCGTGCCGAGCCCCACGCGCGTGAGGGCGGCAGCGGCGGTGGCACGGGTGTCGGTCCAGCGGGCGGCGCGGTCGTAGAGCATGGGCAGTTCCACGTTGTCGAGTGCCGAGGTGCGCGGCAGCAGGTTGAACCCCTGGAAGACGAAGCCGAGCTTCTGGTTGCGGAGGTCGGCGAGGTCGTTGCGGCTCATGCCGTTCACGGCCACGCCGTCGAGCGCGTAGGTGCCCTCGGTGGGCGTGTCGAGGCAACCGATGATGTTCATCATCGTGGACTTGCCGGACCCCGACGCGCCGATGATGGCGACCATCTCGCCCGGCTGCACCTCGAGGTTCACGCCCCGCATGGCGAGCACCTGGTTGGTGCCCATCGTGTAGCGCTTCACGACGTTGGTGAGCCGGATGACCGGGTGCGGCGCGGCGCCGCGGTGCGGGACGCCCATCAGAACGTCCCCGGCGGGCGGGGACCGCCGGTGCGTTGCTGCGTCGGCTGGAACGGGTTCGCGGTGGCGCCGCCGGCCGCCGCGGAGCCCGGCGTCGCGATGCCGATCGCCACCTGCATGCCGGCCGCGATCGCGCGTCCGGCGACCTGCGTCCGCTGGCCGTCGGTGACGCCGGTGCGGACGCGGAACGGGCGGAGTCGGCCGGTGGAATCCGTGATCCAGAGCGTGCCGACCGAATCGGGCGCGGCCCGGCGGACGCGCGGGGTCGCCGCCGCACCCGGGAATCCGGGCGGCGGGCCGCCCGGCCCGCTGCCGCCGGCGACCACCGCCGGCGGTGCCGCCGCCGTACGCCTGGCGAGGCTGTCGCGGCGGGCCGTGAGGATGCCGCTGTCGGCCCCGAGCATCTCGGCGGTGGGCTTGAAGCGGAGCGCCGAGTTGGGCACCGCCAACACGTTCTCGGCGCGCTGCGTGAGGAACTTGACCGTCGCCGTCATGCCCGGGAGCAGCTTGCCGTCCGTGTTGGCGACGCCAAGCACGACGGTGTAGTTGACCACGTTGTCGGTGACGGCCGAGAGCAGGCGCTTCTGCTTCACCACCGCATTGAAGGTGCGCGTGGAGAAGGCGGCCACGGTGAAGGTCGCGGTCTGGCCGACCTCGATCCTGCCGATGTCACTCTCGTCGACGAGGGCGAGGATCTGCATCTCGGCGAGGTTCTCCGCGATGCGGAAGATCTCCGGCGTGGACAGGCTGGCGGCCACCGTCTGGCCCAGCTCGACAGCGCGTGAGACGATCACCCCATCGATCGGCGAGGCGATGGAGGTGTAGGCGAGGTTCTGGCGGGTGCGCTGCAGCGCGATGCGGGCGGACGTCACGTTCGACTGGGCCAACCGGTAGGTGACCTGGATCGTCGCGAACTCGGTGGCCGTCACGACCTGCGACTCGAAGAGCTGCTTGTTCCGGTCGTACTCCGCCTTCGCCTGCGCGAGCTGTGCCTCGGTGCGCTCGAGCGCGGCCTGCGACTCCGCCACGGCCTGCTGCTGCAGCGTGGGGTCGATGCGGGCGAGGAGCTGGCCCTTGCGCACCTTGTCATTGAAGTCCACGTAGAGCGCGGCCACCTGGCCGGACACCTGCGTGCCCACCTGCACCGTCCGGACAGCGCTCAACGCCCCGGTGGCCGACACCGTGGACTCGAGGGTCGCCTGCTCGACGGTGGCGAACCGGAACACGGGCGTGTTCCGGGCCTCGGCACTCCGCGTGTACCAGAACACGCCAGCGGAGACCGCGCAGGCCAGGGTGACTCCGATCGCGAGGCTGGTCTTCTTCATGGCGTGGGCTTGGTGCAGGGGTGCGACGGATGCGTGCGCGCACTTGCACGCACGGGATCGGCGGGAGTGTGTGGCCGGACGGAGGCGCCGCAGGGACGGACGGCCTCCCTGCACCTCCGTACAGCGGCGGCGGACGCAGCGTTGGTCCGGGCCGTCGGATCGCGCAATGGCGCATCCGGGCGCTCGTGCATCGGTGATGACACGCACCAGCACATCGCCATTGCATGAATCGAGCCGGTTGATATGTCACGCCGTCACGCGGGGCTCCGACGCGGGCACCCGACACTCCGCCAGCAACGGGACCTGCCACGCGTCATCGCCGGTTGCGCATTGACCCTTTCTCACGACGCGCATCGCCAGCGCCGCCCTTGTGCGCGCGCAGGCGATGATGCATACAACCTGCGTCCGGCAGCCGGATCGCAGCGGGCCCGCACGCGCGCACGCGCGCCGGCCCGCCCTTCTCCACGGGATGGCACGACATGTTCAGCAGCACCGGGCAGGCCACAAGGCAGACACCGCGCGGCGTGATCGACGCGGGGGCCCGGTCATTGCTCGATGCCCTGCCCGCGCACATCGCCATCCTCGATGCGGAGGGCGGCATCATCGCCACCAACGCGGCGTGGAACCGGTATGCCGCGCGCAACGGGTTCCGGGGAGAGGGATTCGGCGTCGGCCACAACTACGTCGCCGTCTGCCGCGCGGCCTCCGGCGACCGGGACGCCCACGCGCACCTCGTGGCGGACGGCATCGAGGCGGTGCTCGCCGGGAAGGCCACCGAGTTCGAGCTCGACTACGAGTGCCATGCGCCGCACCGGCGGCAGTGGTTCCGCGTGCTCGTCACCCCCGCGCCGGCGGACTCCGGCGCGTCGGCGGTGGTGATGCACGTGGACGTGAGCAGCATCTCGCACGCCGAGGAGGCGCTCCGCAGCAACGAGGGGCGGTATCGCGAGCTCTTCAAGCGGCATCCGCAGGCGATGTACGTCTGCGACGCCTCGACGCTCCGGTTCGTGGCCGTGAACGATGCAGCCGTCGCGCGGTATGGGTACTCGCGCGAGGAGTTCCTTGGCATGACGCTCTTCGACCTGCGGCCGGCCGATGCCCACGACGCGCTGCGCCAGGAGCTGTCGGTGGTGCCGATGGGTCCGCGGCACCCGGGGCTCCACCGCCACGTCCGGAAGGACGGCAGCGTGGTGATGGTCGACATCTCGACGCACACGCTCGAGTATGCTGACCGGCAGGCGTTCGTGGTGCTGGCGATCGACGTGACGGAACGGGAGCTGGCCGAGTCCGCGCTGCGCGACGGCGCAGCACGCCTGCAGGCGCTGGCCTCGGAGCTCGAGGCCGAGCGTGCGCGCCTGGTGGCGGCGCAGGCCGTCGGCAAGATCGGCAGCTGGGAGTTCGACCTTGCCACCGCGACCGGCCGCTGGTCCGAGGAGCTGTACCGGATCTACGGCCAGCCGAACGACGGGACCCCGATGACGATCGCCCGCGTGCTCGGGTGGTTCCATCCGGACGACCGCGCGCCGGCGCAGGCCAGCTTCGCGGCCGGTCTCGCGCAGCCGGGCGAGGTGATGGAATCGCGCCACCGGATCGTGCTGCCCGACGGCAGCGAGAAGGTGGTGAACGACCGGTTCCGCATCCAGGCCGATGCGGCTGGTGTGCCGGTGACGGTGAGCGGCACGGCGCAGGACGTGACCGAGCAGCATCGCATGCTGGATGCCATCCAGATCAGCGAGGAGCGGTTCCGGCTGGTGGCGAAGGCGACCAACGAGTCGGTCTGGGACTGGGACATGGTCGCCTCGACGCTGTGGTGGAACGACGGCTACGAGGCGATGTTCGGCTACCATCACGGTGCCACGCGGCCCTCGCTCGAGGGATGGCTCGACCGCATCCATCCCGACGACCGCGACGACATCTACGCCAGCATCACGGCCGCGCTGAGCGAGGGCCGCACCGACTGGGCGCGGGAGTACCGCTACTGCCGATCCGACGGCACATACGCCTACGTGCTGGATCGCGGGCACATCCTGCGCGACGAGGGAGGCCGGCCGGTCCGCATGATCGGCGGCATGCGCGACCTCTCGTCGCGGCGCGACGTGGAGATGCGCCTCAACGAGCAGGCCGCGCTGCTGGATGCGGCGCACGACGCGATCCTCGTGAAGGACATGGACGATCGCATCGTGTACTGGAACAAGGGGGCCGAGCGCCTCTTCGGGTGGACGGCGGAGGAGGCCATCGGCCAGGTGGCCACCCGGCTGTTCGACGTCGAGATGGAGTCGTACCGCGCGGCGCGCGAGTCGCTGCTCGCCCACGGGCAGTGGGAGGGCGAGCTGGTCAAGCACACGCGCGACGGGCGGGAGCGCGCCGTGGACGTGCGCTGGACCGTCGTGCGGTCGGAGTCGGGTGCGCCGCGGGCGGTGTTCGCCATCACGCTGGACGTGACGGAACGGAAGCGGCTCGAGGCGCAGTTCCTGCGCGCCCAGCGGCTGGAGAGCATCGGCACGCTGGCCGGCGGCATCGCACACGACCTGAACAACGTCCTGGCGCCGATCATGATGTCGATCGAGCTGCTGAAGTCGGGCGAGACGGATCCGGAGCGGCTGGAGACCCTCGCGACGATCGAGTCGGCGTCGCAGCGCGGCGCCGACATGGTGCGCCAGGTGCTGTCGTTCGCGCGCGGCACCGAGGGGGTGCGCCAGCCGATCGACGTGGGGCTGCTGGCCCGTGACGTGGTGAAGATCGCGCGCGAGACGTTCCCGAAGGACATCGCGGTGCGCCTGCGCACGGTGCTCGGGCCGTGGCTGATCGATGCCGATGCGACGCAGATCCACCAGGTGCTGATGAACATGGTCGTCAATGCCCGCGATGCCATGCCGCACGGTGGCACGCTGGAGCTGTCGATCGCGAACGTGGTGCTGGACGACACCTATGCGGGGATGCACACGGAGAGCCGGCCAGGCCGCTACCTGAGCATCACCGTGGCCGACACCGGGCGTGGCATTCCCCCGGAGGTGATGGAGCGCCTGTTCGAGCCGTTCTTCACCACCAAGGAACAGGGCAAGGGCACGGGGCTGGGCCTCTCCACCGTGCACACCATCGTGCGCACGCACGGCGGGTTCGTGACGGTGTACTCGGAGCCGGGGCACGGTGCCCGGTTCGTGGTGCACCTGCCGGCCCGCATCGACATGCTGCCCGACGAGGGCGTCCCGGGTGCGGCGCAGCAATTGCCGCGTGGGGCCGGCGAGTTGATCCTGGTGGTGGACGACGAGGAGCCGATCCGCGAGATCGTGCGGAAGACGCTGGAGCGCTTCGGCTACGAGGTGATCGTGGCCGTGAACGGCGCCGAGGCGGTGGCGCGCTACGTCCAGCACGACGGGCGTGTCGCGGCGGTGCTCACCGACATGGCGATGCCGGTGATGGACGGGCCGGCGATGGTGATCGCGCTGCGCGCGCTCGACCCGGCCGCGCGGATCATCGGCTCCAGCGGCATGCTCACCAGCGACAAGCTCGCACACCTCTCGGGCCAGAGTTCGATGCAGTTCGTCCACAAGCCCTACACCGCCGAGGCGCTGCTCACCACACTGCACCGCGTCCTGCACGAGACGGCCTGACGCGCGGGGCTGGCCGGCGCGTGGTCGGTGGGTTAGATCGCGGGACCAGCCGTCCTGTCCGCACCCACCCCCGCACCGCCTCCCGTGGCTCCTGTCGGCTGGATCGTCGCGGTGATCGCGACCGTGGCGTTCGTGATCGAGCGCCTGAAGCGCGAGCGGATGCGCGCCCTGATGAAGCAGACCGGCACCTTCCTGCCGCTGCCTTCGATCCCCCTGCCGGAGCTCGACCCGGTGTTCGCACCCGGCCGGTTCGGCCCGACGCTCGACACCGAGGTGCACTTCATCGGGCACGGGCCGATCCCGGTGCCGGGTGGGACGTCGGATGGCGAGGCCTGGATCCTCGCCGTGCTCGCGAAGCAGGCGCACACCTTCTTCGAGTTCGGCACCTGCACCGGCAAGACCGCCTACCTGTGGAGCCGCAATGCACCGGACGGCGCGCGGATCGTGACGCTCACCCTGGCCCCGGACCAGCGCGATCGCTACGTGGCCGCCGCCGGTGACGACAAGCGCGACGAACGGTTCGCCCTCGACGAATCGAACTTCACCGAGTTCGTGTATTCCGGGACGCCCCAGTCCGCGCGCATCGAGCAGCGCTTCGGCGACAGCAAGGCGTTCGACGAGGGTGCGTATGCGGGGTGGGCCGACCTGGTGTTCGTGGACGGCGCCCATGCCGAGTCGTACGTGCGCTCCGACACGGCGAAGGCCCTGCGGATCGTGAAGCCGGGCGGACTGATCCTCTGGCACGACTATGCCGGTCCGCACCACGCGCCCGGGGTGTTCCGCGCGCTGAACGCCCTGTCGAAGGAGCTCCCGATCCGGCACGTGAAGGGCACGACCTTTGCCGCCCTGCGCATGCCGGTCGACCCATGAGCCGCCAAGTCCGGCTGACAAAGGCGTCCCGGAATACGGCTCACCTGTAACATCACGCACGCTCGCCACATTCTGCCGGGCTGTGCGTTGCACATGGGGCCGTGTCTGCCGAGGTTGTGCGGATGGCCTCCGGAATGCCCGTCACCCGTTACAGCGGTCTCATCATCACCACGTTGATCGCCCTGCCGGGCTGGACAGCGGCAGTGGCCCAGGCCACGGCGCCGCCAGCCAACTGGGTGGTGCGGACCGATGCCGTGCCGACGGC
This portion of the Gemmatimonadaceae bacterium genome encodes:
- a CDS encoding ABC transporter ATP-binding protein, with product MGVPHRGAAPHPVIRLTNVVKRYTMGTNQVLAMRGVNLEVQPGEMVAIIGASGSGKSTMMNIIGCLDTPTEGTYALDGVAVNGMSRNDLADLRNQKLGFVFQGFNLLPRTSALDNVELPMLYDRAARWTDTRATAAAALTRVGLGTRMDHEPSELSGGQQQRVAIARAIVTQPTLLLADEPTGNLDSHTTVDVMSLFQELNEQGITIILVTHEHDVAQYAKRIVEMRDGQVIRDTPVVGRHTAKDDLARMVQAGAMAEVS
- a CDS encoding efflux RND transporter periplasmic adaptor subunit, producing the protein MKKTSLAIGVTLACAVSAGVFWYTRSAEARNTPVFRFATVEQATLESTVSATGALSAVRTVQVGTQVSGQVAALYVDFNDKVRKGQLLARIDPTLQQQAVAESQAALERTEAQLAQAKAEYDRNKQLFESQVVTATEFATIQVTYRLAQSNVTSARIALQRTRQNLAYTSIASPIDGVIVSRAVELGQTVAASLSTPEIFRIAENLAEMQILALVDESDIGRIEVGQTATFTVAAFSTRTFNAVVKQKRLLSAVTDNVVNYTVVLGVANTDGKLLPGMTATVKFLTQRAENVLAVPNSALRFKPTAEMLGADSGILTARRDSLARRTAAAPPAVVAGGSGPGGPPPGFPGAAATPRVRRAAPDSVGTLWITDSTGRLRPFRVRTGVTDGQRTQVAGRAIAAGMQVAIGIATPGSAAAGGATANPFQPTQQRTGGPRPPGTF
- a CDS encoding PAS domain S-box protein yields the protein MFSSTGQATRQTPRGVIDAGARSLLDALPAHIAILDAEGGIIATNAAWNRYAARNGFRGEGFGVGHNYVAVCRAASGDRDAHAHLVADGIEAVLAGKATEFELDYECHAPHRRQWFRVLVTPAPADSGASAVVMHVDVSSISHAEEALRSNEGRYRELFKRHPQAMYVCDASTLRFVAVNDAAVARYGYSREEFLGMTLFDLRPADAHDALRQELSVVPMGPRHPGLHRHVRKDGSVVMVDISTHTLEYADRQAFVVLAIDVTERELAESALRDGAARLQALASELEAERARLVAAQAVGKIGSWEFDLATATGRWSEELYRIYGQPNDGTPMTIARVLGWFHPDDRAPAQASFAAGLAQPGEVMESRHRIVLPDGSEKVVNDRFRIQADAAGVPVTVSGTAQDVTEQHRMLDAIQISEERFRLVAKATNESVWDWDMVASTLWWNDGYEAMFGYHHGATRPSLEGWLDRIHPDDRDDIYASITAALSEGRTDWAREYRYCRSDGTYAYVLDRGHILRDEGGRPVRMIGGMRDLSSRRDVEMRLNEQAALLDAAHDAILVKDMDDRIVYWNKGAERLFGWTAEEAIGQVATRLFDVEMESYRAARESLLAHGQWEGELVKHTRDGRERAVDVRWTVVRSESGAPRAVFAITLDVTERKRLEAQFLRAQRLESIGTLAGGIAHDLNNVLAPIMMSIELLKSGETDPERLETLATIESASQRGADMVRQVLSFARGTEGVRQPIDVGLLARDVVKIARETFPKDIAVRLRTVLGPWLIDADATQIHQVLMNMVVNARDAMPHGGTLELSIANVVLDDTYAGMHTESRPGRYLSITVADTGRGIPPEVMERLFEPFFTTKEQGKGTGLGLSTVHTIVRTHGGFVTVYSEPGHGARFVVHLPARIDMLPDEGVPGAAQQLPRGAGELILVVDDEEPIREIVRKTLERFGYEVIVAVNGAEAVARYVQHDGRVAAVLTDMAMPVMDGPAMVIALRALDPAARIIGSSGMLTSDKLAHLSGQSSMQFVHKPYTAEALLTTLHRVLHETA
- a CDS encoding class I SAM-dependent methyltransferase — its product is MAPVGWIVAVIATVAFVIERLKRERMRALMKQTGTFLPLPSIPLPELDPVFAPGRFGPTLDTEVHFIGHGPIPVPGGTSDGEAWILAVLAKQAHTFFEFGTCTGKTAYLWSRNAPDGARIVTLTLAPDQRDRYVAAAGDDKRDERFALDESNFTEFVYSGTPQSARIEQRFGDSKAFDEGAYAGWADLVFVDGAHAESYVRSDTAKALRIVKPGGLILWHDYAGPHHAPGVFRALNALSKELPIRHVKGTTFAALRMPVDP